In Diaphorobacter ruginosibacter, the genomic stretch CCAGGGGGCAGAGGTGGCTCAACAGGATCACCGCCATCGTGTTCGTGGGACTGGCGGTGAAGCTGGCGACCTCGCAGCGCTGAGCTGAGATTCCGGAGCTCCTACCGCTGCGCAGGTTCGGGCCACGGGTGCTGCCCGCCGCGCATCTGCTCGAATGCGCGGGACGCCTTGAGCACGCCCAGGTCATCGAAGCGTGCGCCTGCGATCTGCAGGCCGATCGGCAGCCCGGCCTCCGTGTAGCCGCAGTTGATGGAGGATGCGGGTTGCTCCGACATGTTGAACGGCACTGTGAAGCCGATGTGTTCCAGGGGCCGCAGCGGATCGTTGGTGGGCGAGGCGTCTTCCGCCCTGAAGGCCACATGTGGAGCCACGGGTGAGATCACATAGTCGAACGCACTGCAGGCCTTCACCGTGACCACGCGCGTGACGTGGAACTGCTGGCTGGCGTTGAACACATGTGCGCCGGTGAAGGAGGCTGCGCTCTCTGCCCATTCGCGGATGTAGGGCAACACCTTCGCCAGGCGCTCGGCCGACAGCAGGCGCATGTCGGCCAGCGAGCGCATGCGCCAGAAGTGGTCCATGCCCTCCAGCATCGCGGGTGTCATGAACGGCTTCATCGGGATGATCTGTGCGCCCGCCGCCTCGATGAGCCGCGCGGCGTGCTCGATGGCGGCCCTCACTTCGGCATCCAGCGGCAGGCCGCAGCCCGCGTCGAGCAGCAGGCCGATGCGCTTGCCCTTGAAGAACTCCGGCGTGGCATCGGCCGCCTCGTGCCAGGCGATGTCCTGGAATGGCAGGTTCATGCTGTCGCGGGTGTCCGGCTGCGACAGCACCTGCATGGCGAGCGCCGCATCGGTC encodes the following:
- a CDS encoding amidase; its protein translation is MTTTASLLHDLSASDMLEAFRTRRLSPVDVTRAVLERVQQWEPQLHATYLLRPEAALAQARASEARWMRNAPQGLLDGVPVTIKDNIATQGDPTPLGTAAVELYPASADAPPAARMRETGAVIFAKTTMPDYGMLSSGLSSFHALARNPWDTDKGPGGSSAGAGAAAAAGYGPLHLGTDIGGSIRLPASWCGIFGLKPSLGRIPIDPPYTGRAAGPMTRTVTDAALAMQVLSQPDTRDSMNLPFQDIAWHEAADATPEFFKGKRIGLLLDAGCGLPLDAEVRAAIEHAARLIEAAGAQIIPMKPFMTPAMLEGMDHFWRMRSLADMRLLSAERLAKVLPYIREWAESAASFTGAHVFNASQQFHVTRVVTVKACSAFDYVISPVAPHVAFRAEDASPTNDPLRPLEHIGFTVPFNMSEQPASSINCGYTEAGLPIGLQIAGARFDDLGVLKASRAFEQMRGGQHPWPEPAQR